A region of Streptomyces sp. NBC_01267 DNA encodes the following proteins:
- a CDS encoding PP2C family protein-serine/threonine phosphatase: MLDISLLLRVHVDPLIATQNDLGVCDAIERNAPVRKPAAMSASHLPKVAGINSPVPAPAQTAAPLPTPAPDPAPGTTPGALIQDRLAGWVFDLTTLHELTERLAATSGLDEALREFLRAGAALLGARRGLVVLEPAEPNGPIGTHGPTVTVGLGLSHAELGHIETLPRGVTAYGRILDATGAGAVPVGGFADPDLRHDKTLDPRLRDVAARIGCAASYALPLASGPAGVPGPVLGAAVWFYDEPAEPAGRRRRLAGLYAQYASEHLARLVELDRARTRVATLAEELLPSRLPRVPGVQLAACHRTGPRGGGDWYDALPLPEGALGLAVGSVTGSGAGATAAMGRLRASLRAYAVMEGEDPVAVLSDLELLLRLTEPARSATVLFAYCEPARRTILLAGAGHTPPLIVGDRRTEFVETSLSAPLGMLACWEAPSAAFSPTPGETVLLCTDGLLRRTGDPMDRAFARLHSAAASVPRALLGDPAEIAGHVLRTVLPDGLDQRESPEDVVILAARFD, translated from the coding sequence ATGCTGGACATCTCCTTACTTCTGCGTGTACATGTGGATCCATTGATAGCTACGCAGAATGACTTGGGGGTTTGCGATGCTATTGAGCGAAATGCACCAGTCAGAAAGCCGGCTGCCATGAGCGCCTCCCACCTGCCGAAAGTGGCTGGAATCAACTCCCCAGTTCCGGCTCCCGCGCAGACTGCTGCACCTCTTCCGACCCCCGCACCGGATCCCGCGCCCGGCACAACTCCCGGCGCCCTGATCCAGGACCGGCTGGCCGGCTGGGTCTTCGACCTCACCACGTTGCACGAACTCACCGAACGACTGGCAGCCACCTCCGGCCTGGACGAAGCCCTCCGGGAATTCCTGCGGGCGGGCGCCGCACTGCTCGGGGCCCGCCGCGGTCTGGTCGTCCTGGAGCCGGCCGAACCGAACGGCCCGATCGGCACGCACGGCCCCACGGTCACCGTAGGACTCGGCCTCTCCCACGCCGAGCTCGGCCACATCGAGACCCTTCCGCGCGGTGTCACCGCGTACGGGCGCATCCTGGACGCCACGGGCGCCGGCGCAGTCCCCGTCGGCGGCTTCGCCGACCCCGACCTCCGCCACGACAAGACCCTCGACCCCCGCCTGCGCGACGTGGCGGCCCGCATCGGCTGCGCGGCGAGCTACGCACTCCCACTGGCGAGCGGACCGGCGGGAGTGCCGGGACCGGTGCTGGGCGCGGCCGTCTGGTTCTACGACGAACCCGCCGAGCCCGCAGGCCGCAGACGCCGCCTCGCCGGGCTCTACGCCCAGTACGCGAGCGAACACCTGGCCCGGCTGGTCGAGCTGGACCGGGCCCGCACCCGCGTGGCCACCCTCGCCGAGGAGTTGCTGCCCAGCAGGCTGCCCCGGGTGCCCGGCGTCCAGCTGGCCGCCTGCCACCGCACCGGACCGCGCGGTGGCGGCGACTGGTACGACGCGCTGCCGCTGCCCGAGGGCGCGCTCGGGCTGGCCGTCGGATCGGTCACCGGATCGGGGGCCGGGGCCACCGCCGCGATGGGGCGGCTGCGGGCCAGTCTGCGGGCGTACGCCGTGATGGAGGGCGAGGATCCCGTCGCCGTACTCTCCGACCTCGAACTGCTGCTGCGGCTCACCGAACCCGCCCGCTCGGCCACCGTGCTCTTCGCCTACTGCGAACCCGCGCGGCGCACGATCCTGCTCGCCGGGGCCGGACACACCCCGCCGCTGATCGTCGGCGACCGGCGCACCGAGTTCGTGGAGACCTCGCTGTCCGCGCCGCTGGGGATGCTCGCCTGCTGGGAGGCGCCGAGTGCGGCGTTCTCACCGACCCCGGGAGAAACGGTGCTGCTCTGCACGGACGGACTGCTGCGCCGTACCGGAGACCCCATGGACCGGGCGTTCGCCCGGCTCCACTCGGCAGCGGCGAGCGTGCCCAGGGCGCTGCTCGGCGATCCTGCCGAGATCGCCGGTCACGTCCTGCGGACGGTGCTGCCCGACGGCCTCGACCAGCGGGAGAGCCCCGAGGACGTGGTGATCCTGGCGGCCCGCTTCGACTGA
- a CDS encoding aminopeptidase P family protein, producing the protein MSEELTPATPETPENPENPEAAEPKPRKNGLYPAVTEELAANMKSGWADTELHGLEPIAQADRTAARRASLSARFPGERLVIPAGNLKTRSNDTEYAFRASTEYAYLTGDQTQDGVLVLEPAEDGHTATVYLLPRSNRENGEFWLDGQGELWVGRRHSLAEAEQLLGIPAKDVRELPAALTKATGPVRNVRGHDAGIESALTDKATAERDEELRVYLSEARAVKDAFEIGELQKAVDATVRGFEDVVKILDKAEATSERYIEGTFFLRARVEGNDIGYGSICAAGPHATTLHWVRNDGDVRRGELLLLDAGVETHTLYTADVTRTLPVDGRFNELQRKIYDAVYEAQEAGIAAVKPGAAYRDFHDASQRVLAEKLIEWGLLEGPVERVLELGLQRRWTLHGTGHMLGLDVHDCAAARTEAYVNGTLEPGMCLTVEPGLYFQSDDLTVPEEYRGTGVRIEDDILVTEDGNRNLSAGLPRRSDEVEAWMAAVKQG; encoded by the coding sequence GTGTCTGAGGAGCTCACCCCGGCGACCCCCGAGACCCCGGAGAACCCGGAGAACCCGGAAGCAGCGGAGCCCAAGCCCCGGAAGAACGGCCTGTACCCGGCCGTCACCGAAGAGCTCGCCGCGAACATGAAGTCCGGCTGGGCCGACACCGAGCTGCACGGTCTGGAGCCGATCGCCCAGGCCGACCGGACCGCCGCCCGCCGTGCCTCGCTCTCCGCGCGCTTCCCCGGCGAGCGTCTGGTGATCCCCGCGGGCAACCTGAAGACCCGCTCCAACGACACCGAGTACGCCTTCCGCGCCTCCACCGAGTACGCGTACCTGACCGGCGACCAGACCCAGGACGGCGTCCTGGTCCTGGAACCGGCGGAGGACGGGCACACCGCGACGGTCTACCTGCTGCCCCGCTCGAACCGGGAGAACGGCGAGTTCTGGCTGGACGGCCAGGGCGAGCTGTGGGTCGGCCGCAGGCACTCCCTCGCCGAGGCCGAGCAGCTCCTCGGCATCCCCGCGAAGGACGTGCGCGAGCTGCCCGCCGCGCTCACGAAGGCCACCGGGCCGGTCCGGAACGTACGCGGCCACGACGCCGGCATCGAGAGCGCGCTGACCGACAAGGCCACCGCCGAGCGCGACGAGGAGCTGCGCGTGTACCTCTCCGAGGCGCGCGCGGTGAAGGACGCCTTCGAGATCGGCGAACTGCAGAAGGCCGTCGACGCGACGGTGCGCGGCTTCGAGGACGTCGTGAAGATCCTCGACAAGGCCGAGGCCACCTCCGAGCGGTACATCGAGGGCACCTTCTTCCTGCGCGCCCGCGTCGAGGGCAACGACATCGGCTACGGCTCGATCTGCGCCGCGGGCCCGCACGCCACCACCCTGCACTGGGTGCGCAACGACGGCGACGTCCGCCGCGGTGAGCTGCTGCTGCTCGACGCCGGTGTCGAGACCCACACCCTGTACACCGCCGATGTGACCCGGACGCTTCCCGTCGACGGGCGCTTCAACGAGCTGCAGCGCAAGATCTACGACGCGGTGTACGAAGCGCAGGAGGCCGGTATCGCCGCCGTCAAGCCCGGCGCCGCCTACCGCGACTTCCACGACGCGTCGCAGCGGGTGCTCGCCGAGAAGCTCATCGAGTGGGGCCTGCTCGAAGGCCCGGTGGAGCGCGTGCTGGAACTGGGCCTCCAGCGCCGCTGGACCTTGCACGGCACCGGCCACATGCTCGGCCTCGACGTCCACGACTGCGCCGCCGCGCGCACCGAGGCGTACGTCAACGGCACCCTGGAGCCGGGTATGTGCCTGACCGTCGAGCCCGGTCTGTACTTCCAGTCCGACGACCTCACCGTGCCCGAGGAGTACCGCGGTACCGGCGTCCGCATCGAGGACGACATCCTCGTCACCGAGGACGGCAACCGGAACCTGTCCGCGGGCCTGCCGCGCCGGTCCGACGAGGTCGAGGCCTGGATGGCCGCGGTCAAGCAGGGCTGA
- a CDS encoding bifunctional DNA primase/polymerase — MREILGRRRGLRFRRSGRHAQLDAALTCATGWQWPVVPGVGHTAPGGRERGCACPDPECVVPGAHPFDPGLLAATTDARMVRWWWTNRPDAPVIIATGGRAPCALSLPAAAGARALVALDQLGMRLGPVVATPTRWSLLVAPYSLERLGALLHAKEWVPSSLRFHGEGGYLVLPPSETGKGPVWWERAPSPVPQLPPRLSSWGLGRTLTGRAPARTAEPIPGSAAPWLPDVGAVVDALVEASTGAPGGGSRLAY, encoded by the coding sequence ATGCGCGAGATCCTCGGAAGGCGACGTGGGCTCCGGTTCCGGCGCAGTGGGAGGCACGCACAGCTCGATGCGGCGCTGACCTGTGCCACCGGCTGGCAATGGCCCGTGGTTCCCGGCGTGGGGCACACCGCCCCGGGCGGCCGGGAGCGCGGCTGTGCCTGCCCCGACCCCGAGTGCGTCGTACCCGGCGCACACCCCTTCGACCCCGGCCTGCTGGCGGCCACCACCGACGCGCGCATGGTGCGCTGGTGGTGGACCAACCGGCCCGATGCGCCGGTGATAATTGCGACGGGGGGGCGTGCGCCCTGCGCGCTCAGCCTTCCGGCTGCCGCGGGTGCACGTGCCCTGGTGGCCCTCGACCAGTTGGGCATGCGGCTCGGCCCGGTCGTGGCGACGCCCACGCGCTGGTCGCTGCTGGTGGCTCCGTACTCCCTGGAGCGGCTCGGTGCACTGCTGCACGCCAAGGAGTGGGTGCCCAGTTCGCTGCGCTTCCACGGTGAGGGCGGCTATCTCGTACTGCCGCCGTCGGAGACCGGCAAGGGGCCGGTGTGGTGGGAGCGGGCCCCTTCTCCCGTCCCTCAACTCCCTCCCCGACTCTCGTCCTGGGGCCTGGGACGCACCCTGACCGGCCGGGCCCCGGCGCGTACGGCGGAGCCGATTCCGGGATCCGCCGCGCCGTGGCTGCCGGATGTCGGAGCGGTGGTGGACGCGCTGGTCGAGGCGAGCACCGGCGCTCCGGGTGGCGGTAGCAGACTCGCCTATTGA